In one Heteronotia binoei isolate CCM8104 ecotype False Entrance Well chromosome 1, APGP_CSIRO_Hbin_v1, whole genome shotgun sequence genomic region, the following are encoded:
- the LGSN gene encoding lengsin, protein MDKDHPSQQRTAENENEEVDGNCLCGLRNKRGVKVTVKQIPSAECDKMDASNPANASDLLARESKPGYHCLQKTPGFPSGQKANDSPPKDKKESSTQGGEEIHKDGELCENIPKNHGVMETSSKGNQILRTDINTKEEKLVWLDISRSGDNLGINEQKKHNTADGDSIFHTTQKNKHDDLAALENDSKDYTAPGSGISKETLQELKNLLRESPLLCTRARNSGKPSGMFSNTLLLNASDKQSRHVETFHPHLRGGDQKMPAVHKHVAGQLGKPQVVQSSAVLNKQQSKCDDTEHPVTRQQTSSQNMGSTPGIKLDPTPGQHERRRNADIKNPRIRIPHHLLSEIEHIIEQMARESIHFVRFEATDLHGVSRSKSIPSRFFRDKAIHGVAMPRGYLELTLNPKDMEINQISASNFNCDIVLSPDLSTFRILPWTELTARVICDSFTVTGNPLLTSPRHIAKQQLNQLQDSGFTLYSAFTYEFCIYGIAEVVNSKSISFPAATLLNNQDQSFIQELIDGMYHAGANIESFSSSTGPGQMEVSLHPEFGICAADSAFIFRTGIKEVAKKYNYIASFFTEDGFCNSGVLSHSLWDSHGQNNLFSFGPGGPEFSDKGKNWLAGLLLHSAALSCLMAPTIGCRKRYNIYSKDSKDTVAASWGCNDNSCAFSVKNHGEKRTQIENKLGSATANPYLVLAATIAAGLDGIRRGLTFQEGSEEISNPTQIKSAIIPLKLEDALVALQEDECIREALGDTFVRYFVAMKQYELETEETDLERNKFLEYFI, encoded by the exons AGGACAGCCGAAAATGAAAATGAGGAAGTTGATGGCAACTGTCTTTGTGGATTAAGGAACAAAAGAGGAGTCAAAGTCACTGTAAAACAGATCCCCTCAGCAGAATGTGACAAAATGGACGCTTCTAATCCAGCCAATGCTTCTGATCTTCTGGCCCGAGAAAGCAAGCCTGGTTACCATTGCCTTCAAAAAACACCTGGTTTCCCATCAGGGCAGAAAGCAAATGATAGCCCTCCCAAAGATAAAAAAGAAAGCTCAACACAGGGTGGAGAGGAGATACACAAAGATGGAGAACTGTGTGAAAATATCCCAAAAAATCATGGGGTAATGGAAACTTCAAGCAAAGGGAATCAGATACTGAGAACAGACATAAATACCAAAGAGGAGAAACTTGTGTGGCTTGACATATCAAGAAGTGGGGATAATTTGGGgataaatgaacaaaagaaacatAATACAGCAGACGGTGACAGTATATTCCACACAACCCAGAAGAACAAACATGATGATTTAGCAGCTCTAGAAAACGACAGTAAAGATTATACTGCTCCAGGTTCTGGAATTTCCAAAGAAACTTTGCAAGAGTTGAAAAATCTGTTGAGAGAGAGCCCGCTGCTTTGTACCAGGGCCAGGAACAGTGGTAAGCCCAGTGGTATGTTTTCCAATACACTTCTGCTGAATGCTAGTGACAAGCAAAGTAGACATGTTGAGACTTTTCACCCTCATTTAAGAGGAGGTGATCAGAAAATGCCAGCTGTACACAAGCATGTAGCAGGACAACTAGGGAAGCCACAAGTGGTTCAAAGCTCAGCTGTGCTGAATAAGCAGCAATCCAAATGTGATGATACAGAGCATCCTGTTACGAGGCAGCAGACATCTTCCCAAAATATGGGCAGTACTCCAGGAATTAAATTGGACCCTACCCCTGGTCAGCATG aacgaAGAAGAAATGCAGATATAAAGAACCCCAGAATACGCATTCCTCATCACTTGCTCTCTGAGATTGAACACATTATTGAACAGATGGCTAGAGAGAGCATACATTTTGTCAGATTTGAAGCCACAGATCTTCATGGGGTTTCAAGATCAAAGAGCATCCCTTCTCGCTTTTTTCGG GACAAAGCAATCCATGGTGTTGCCATGCCAAGAGGTTATCTTGAACTGACCCTGAATCCAAAGGATATGGAAATAAACCAAATAAGTGCCAGCAATTTCAACTGTGACATAGTCCTGAGTCCTGATTTATCTACCTTTCGAATTTTACCATGGACTGAATTAACTGCAAGAGTGATATGTGACTCCTTCACTGTAACTGGCAACCCGCTATTGACTTCACCCAGGCATATTGCCAAACAACAGCTAAACCAGCTCCAGGACAGTGGCTTCACGCTGTATTCTGCCTTCACATACGAGTTCTGTATTTATGGGATTGCTGAAGTTGTAAATTCAAAGTcaatctcttttcctgctgcaacCTTACTGAATAATCAGGACCAGTCCTTCATTCAGGAACTCATCGATGGGATGTATCATGCCGGGGCAAACATTGAGAGCTTCTCATCTTCTACAGGGCCTGGGCAAATGGAGGTCTCTTTGCACCCTGAATTTGGCATATGTGCTGCCGACAGTGCTTTCATCTTCAGAACAGGCATTAAAGAAGTGGCCAAAAAGTACAACTACATTGCCAGCTTTTTCACTGAGGATGGATTTTGCAACTCAGGTGTTCTGTCACACAGCCTTTGGGATAGCCATGGGCAAAATAATCTGTTTTCTTTCGGTCCTGGAGGCCCCGAGTTCAGTGACAAGGGGAAGAACTGGCTTGCAGGCCTCCTGCTGCATTCTGCAGCACTCAGCTGTTTGATGGCTCCAACCATTGGCTGCCGTAAACGGTACAACATTTATAGTAAAGATTCAAAGGATACTGTGGCTGCTAGCTGGGGTTGTAATGACAACAGCTGTGCATTCAGTGTCAAAAATCATGGTGAAAAAAGAACTCAGATAGAAAACAAACTAGGTTCTGCAACAGCAAATCCTTACTTGGTGCTGGCAGCCACGATTGCTGCTGGTCTAGATGGTATCAGAAGAGGACTGACCTTCCAGGAAGGATCAGAGGAGATCTCTAATCCTACTCAGATCAAATCTGCCATAATCCCACTGAAGCTGGAAGATGCTCTCGTAGCACTTCAGGAAGATGAATGTATCAGAGAAGCACTAGGTGACACCTTTGTCCGCTATTTCGTTGCCATGAAACAGTATGAGTTGGAGACAGAAGAAACAGACTTGGAAAGGAATAAATTTTTAGAATATTTTATCTAG